CAAGCCACAATAATGGCGGTGTATCCATAACCCGGTGAAATGCCTTGCATCAGCTTGTGTGTAACACCAGAGACCTCAGCCATACCAGCGATCCCGGCGAGGCCCCCACTGATCAGCATGACGATAATAATATGGCGCTTGATATGAATACCGGCGTATCTAGCTGCTACAGGATTGGCCCCAATCAGGCGGAGCTCGTAACCCCACTTCGTAAAACGAATCATCAAGTAATAAATCACAACGGCGATAAGTCCAAATAACAGTCCGATATGCAATCTTGTACTTCCGAGAACAGGCAGGGACTGAGCCGCTGTAAACATAGGTGATCCGGGGAAATTAAACCCTTTAGGATCTTTCCAGGGTCCGAATACCACATAATCGAGTGCTAATAAAGCAACATAATTCAGCATCAATGAAGTGATTAGCTCATTCACTCCAAAATGCGTCCGCGGAATAGCAGTCAGCAGTCCCCAAAGCGCTCCCGCGGCAATGCTGAACAACAGCATTAAGGATAGCGACCAGAATGAAGATAAATTAGGAAAATAAATCGTGACCGCGGTAGCGGCCATTACCCCAACCGTTAACTGCCCTTCTGCTCCAATATTCCATACAGAAATGCGGTAAGCTACGGCAATCCCAAGCCCGCACAGAAGTAAGGGGATGGCCTTAACCATCGTTTCAGTAAGACCGTACGTAGTGCCAAATGCGCCACGGAACATTTTTTCGTAGACCAGCACCGGATTCATACCATTTACCCCGATAAATAGGGCACATAGCAATAACGCTAGAATTATAGATACAATAGGTGTCCACCATGGCGAACGAGTACGACTGGAGTCGTATTCCAAACGTAGAGAGAACCGTTTTCCTGAGCCAGATGTAATGGGTTCTAGTACGGCTGCTGCGGCATTTCTTCCAT
This window of the Paenibacillus sp. FSL R10-2734 genome carries:
- a CDS encoding ABC transporter permease codes for the protein MSPDNGRNAAAAVLEPITSGSGKRFSLRLEYDSSRTRSPWWTPIVSIILALLLCALFIGVNGMNPVLVYEKMFRGAFGTTYGLTETMVKAIPLLLCGLGIAVAYRISVWNIGAEGQLTVGVMAATAVTIYFPNLSSFWSLSLMLLFSIAAGALWGLLTAIPRTHFGVNELITSLMLNYVALLALDYVVFGPWKDPKGFNFPGSPMFTAAQSLPVLGSTRLHIGLLFGLIAVVIYYLMIRFTKWGYELRLIGANPVAARYAGIHIKRHIIIVMLISGGLAGIAGMAEVSGVTHKLMQGISPGYGYTAIIVAWLAKLNPLGLIVTSILFGGLIVGGYSVQTIGLPSSISEMLQGSILFFLIAGDMIYRFRIRRSGVQLKGGR